One window of the Cryptomeria japonica chromosome 7, Sugi_1.0, whole genome shotgun sequence genome contains the following:
- the LOC131059933 gene encoding probable membrane-associated kinase regulator 2, whose protein sequence is MEAYNVRRHSSKSQEASLKSLRSSDVGVPDEWHNGDDTCSLFDIDFTLPFYTDDPLKDITSPCTDEDSEEEEFEFDISSSNLIQPNTNQSVSPADNLISKCQLLPVQDPPCGDLGRKLEVESDDGKGTVQCGTVNGIKTQFPTLLKSATRLKVTLFGLKKSANVGMDLQASCAEDASNMDFPVHKQNKFLAVKFKVVDVPLFFRFTRDNSTGSKRDESSNGFQNKSDYSDGDIGHCKSNEKEKKKVKEIVQKYVKMIKPLYVKISQRYTDKNKHADLEKCGVASIARNSGFSGSERSHQNQLSFSGNLKTVYKSFCKERNTSSNVDLALHTNYNESTMLELQSAIQGAIAHCKQSNYTDGVSTSSESDCSP, encoded by the exons ATGGAAGCTTACAATGTTCGTAGACACAGTTCCAAGAGCCAAGAAGCTAGTTTGAAGTCACTCAGGTCCAGTGATGTTGGTGTTCCTGATGAATGGCACAATGGAGATGATACTTGCTCCCTTTTTGACATTGATTTTACATTGCCTTTCTACACTGATGACCCATTGAAAGACATCACCAGCCCCTGTACTGATGaggatagtgaagaagaagaatttgagtTTGATATCTCTTCCTCAAACTTGATTCAACCAAACACAAATCAATCTGTTTCTCCTGCAGATAACTTGATCTCCAAATGTCAGTTGCTTCCAGTCCAAGATCCTCCATGTGGGGACCTGGGCAGAAAGCTTGAGGTTGAAAGTGATGATGGTAAAGGAACTGTGCAGTGTGGTACTGTTAATGGAATCAAAACCCAGTTCCCCACCTTGCTGAAAAGTGCTACTAGGTTGAAGGTTACTCTGTTTGGACTGAAAAAATCAGCCAATGTTGGCATGGATTTGCAGGCTTCTTGTGCTGAAGATGCAAGTAACATGGATTTTCCTGTGCACAAGCAAAACAAGTTTTTGGCTGTGAAATTCAAGGTGGTGGATGTTCCCCTGTTTTTCCGTTTTACTAGAGACAATTCTACTGGCTCCAAGAGAGATGAGAGCAGCAACGGTTTCCAGAACAAATCAGATTACTCAGATGGGGATATTGGACACTGTAAAAGCaatgagaaggagaagaagaaagtaAAGGAGATAGTGCAGAAGTATGTGAAGATGATCAAACCTTTATATGTGAAGATTTCTCAGAGGTACACAGATAAAAACAAGCATGCAGATCTGGAGAAGTGTGGAGTTGCCAGTATCGCTAGAAACAGTGGATTTTCTGGTTCGGAGAGAAGTCATCAAAACCAGCTTTCATTCTCTGGTAACTTGAAAACGGTATACAAAAGTTTCTGTAAAGAGAGAAACACATCGTCTAATGTGGATCTTGCATTGCATACCAACTATAATGAGAGCACCATGCTGGAGCTGCAGAGCGCCATTCAAGGAGCTATTGCCCACTGCAAACAGTCCAATTACACTGATG GTGTCTCAACCTCTTCAGAATCTGACTGTTCGCCTTAG